Proteins from one Malania oleifera isolate guangnan ecotype guangnan chromosome 4, ASM2987363v1, whole genome shotgun sequence genomic window:
- the LOC131152670 gene encoding UDP-arabinose 4-epimerase 1-like isoform X1: MILYFRRQLEIFQMLAFNRSRIPSRSNRSQSFGGMDYTDPKRKSNFLGKIILAATLTALCIIMLKRSPTFTSPSPFSRHEIEVTHVLVTGGAGYIGSHAALRLLKDSYRVTIVDNLSRGNLGAVRVLQEQFPDPGRLQFIYADLGDAKAVNKIFSENAFDAVMHFAAVAYVGESTLDPLKYYHNITSNTLVVLEAIAARGVKTLIYSSTCATYGEPEKMPITEETPQAPINPYGKAKKMAEDIILDFSKNSDMAVMILRYFNVIGSDPEGRLGEAPRPELREHGRISGACFDAALGVIPGLKVKGSDYKTPDGTCVRDYIDVTDLVDAHVKALQKAEPGKVGIYNVGTGKGRSVKEFVEACKKATGAKIKVDFLDRRPGDYAEVYSDPTKILRELNWTARYTDLHESLQIAWRWQKSHRNGYGTPLAMDS; encoded by the exons GCATGGATTATACTGACCCGAAGAGGAAAAgcaattttttaggaaaaattattttggCTGCTACTCTTACAGCATTATGCATTATCATGCTCAAGCGGTCCCCAACTTTTACTAGTCCAAGCCCG TTTTCTCGTCATGAAATTGAGGTAACTCATGTTTTAGTAACGGGAGGTGCTGGATATATTGGTTCACATGCTGCATTACGACTTCTCAAGGACTCATATCGTGTGACTATAGTG GATAATCTCTCTAGGGGAAACCTTGGTGCCGTAAGGGTTCTACAAGAACAATTTCCAGACCCTGGAAGACTACAGTTTATTTATGCCGACTTGGGTGATGCAAAAGCG GTGAACAAGATATTTTCCGAAAATGCATTTGATGCTGTGATGCATTTTGCTGCTGTTGCTTATGTTGGGGAAAGCACACTTGATCCTCTCAA GTATTATCACAACATTACTTCAAATACCTTGGTGGTGTTGGAGGCAATTGCAGCACGTGGTGTAAAGACATTGATATATTCTAGTACATGCGCAACATACGGAGAGCCTGAAAAGATGCCCATTACAGAAGAAACTCCACAA GCCCCAATCAACCCGTATGGAAAAGCCAAGAAGATGGCAGAAGATATCATCCTGGATTTCTCTAAAAATTCAGACATGGCTGTCATGATCTTAAG GTACTTTAATGTGATAGGGTCAGATCCTGAAGGAAGATTAGGGGAAGCTCCCAGACCTGAACTGCGGGAGCATGGACGGATATCAGGTGCTTGCTTTGATGCAGCTCTTGGTGTTATTCCTGGGCTGAAG GTTAAAGGATCAGATTATAAAACACCGGACGGTACTTGTGTACGGGATTATATTGATGTTACTGACTTGGTTGATGCTCATGTGAAAGCTCTTCAGAAGGCAGAGCCTGGAAAAGTTGGAATTTACAATGTAGGCACCGGAAAAG GTAGAtcagtgaaggagtttgtggaaGCTTGTAAGAAGGCAACAGGGGCCAAGATCAAAGTTGATTTTCTTGATCGACGGCCTGGAGACTACGCAGAAGTATACAGTGATCCAACTAAGATCTTGCGTGAACTCAACTGGACAGCACGTTACACTGACCTTCATGAGAGCCTGCAGATTGCATGGAGGTGGCAGAAGTCGCATCGTAATGGGTACGGGACCCCCTTAGCAATGGATTCTTGA
- the LOC131152670 gene encoding UDP-arabinose 4-epimerase 1-like isoform X2, with protein sequence MLAFNRSRIPSRSNRSQSFGGMDYTDPKRKSNFLGKIILAATLTALCIIMLKRSPTFTSPSPFSRHEIEVTHVLVTGGAGYIGSHAALRLLKDSYRVTIVDNLSRGNLGAVRVLQEQFPDPGRLQFIYADLGDAKAVNKIFSENAFDAVMHFAAVAYVGESTLDPLKYYHNITSNTLVVLEAIAARGVKTLIYSSTCATYGEPEKMPITEETPQAPINPYGKAKKMAEDIILDFSKNSDMAVMILRYFNVIGSDPEGRLGEAPRPELREHGRISGACFDAALGVIPGLKVKGSDYKTPDGTCVRDYIDVTDLVDAHVKALQKAEPGKVGIYNVGTGKGRSVKEFVEACKKATGAKIKVDFLDRRPGDYAEVYSDPTKILRELNWTARYTDLHESLQIAWRWQKSHRNGYGTPLAMDS encoded by the exons GCATGGATTATACTGACCCGAAGAGGAAAAgcaattttttaggaaaaattattttggCTGCTACTCTTACAGCATTATGCATTATCATGCTCAAGCGGTCCCCAACTTTTACTAGTCCAAGCCCG TTTTCTCGTCATGAAATTGAGGTAACTCATGTTTTAGTAACGGGAGGTGCTGGATATATTGGTTCACATGCTGCATTACGACTTCTCAAGGACTCATATCGTGTGACTATAGTG GATAATCTCTCTAGGGGAAACCTTGGTGCCGTAAGGGTTCTACAAGAACAATTTCCAGACCCTGGAAGACTACAGTTTATTTATGCCGACTTGGGTGATGCAAAAGCG GTGAACAAGATATTTTCCGAAAATGCATTTGATGCTGTGATGCATTTTGCTGCTGTTGCTTATGTTGGGGAAAGCACACTTGATCCTCTCAA GTATTATCACAACATTACTTCAAATACCTTGGTGGTGTTGGAGGCAATTGCAGCACGTGGTGTAAAGACATTGATATATTCTAGTACATGCGCAACATACGGAGAGCCTGAAAAGATGCCCATTACAGAAGAAACTCCACAA GCCCCAATCAACCCGTATGGAAAAGCCAAGAAGATGGCAGAAGATATCATCCTGGATTTCTCTAAAAATTCAGACATGGCTGTCATGATCTTAAG GTACTTTAATGTGATAGGGTCAGATCCTGAAGGAAGATTAGGGGAAGCTCCCAGACCTGAACTGCGGGAGCATGGACGGATATCAGGTGCTTGCTTTGATGCAGCTCTTGGTGTTATTCCTGGGCTGAAG GTTAAAGGATCAGATTATAAAACACCGGACGGTACTTGTGTACGGGATTATATTGATGTTACTGACTTGGTTGATGCTCATGTGAAAGCTCTTCAGAAGGCAGAGCCTGGAAAAGTTGGAATTTACAATGTAGGCACCGGAAAAG GTAGAtcagtgaaggagtttgtggaaGCTTGTAAGAAGGCAACAGGGGCCAAGATCAAAGTTGATTTTCTTGATCGACGGCCTGGAGACTACGCAGAAGTATACAGTGATCCAACTAAGATCTTGCGTGAACTCAACTGGACAGCACGTTACACTGACCTTCATGAGAGCCTGCAGATTGCATGGAGGTGGCAGAAGTCGCATCGTAATGGGTACGGGACCCCCTTAGCAATGGATTCTTGA
- the LOC131152670 gene encoding probable UDP-arabinose 4-epimerase 1 isoform X3, with product MHFAAVAYVGESTLDPLKYYHNITSNTLVVLEAIAARGVKTLIYSSTCATYGEPEKMPITEETPQAPINPYGKAKKMAEDIILDFSKNSDMAVMILRYFNVIGSDPEGRLGEAPRPELREHGRISGACFDAALGVIPGLKVKGSDYKTPDGTCVRDYIDVTDLVDAHVKALQKAEPGKVGIYNVGTGKGRSVKEFVEACKKATGAKIKVDFLDRRPGDYAEVYSDPTKILRELNWTARYTDLHESLQIAWRWQKSHRNGYGTPLAMDS from the exons ATGCATTTTGCTGCTGTTGCTTATGTTGGGGAAAGCACACTTGATCCTCTCAA GTATTATCACAACATTACTTCAAATACCTTGGTGGTGTTGGAGGCAATTGCAGCACGTGGTGTAAAGACATTGATATATTCTAGTACATGCGCAACATACGGAGAGCCTGAAAAGATGCCCATTACAGAAGAAACTCCACAA GCCCCAATCAACCCGTATGGAAAAGCCAAGAAGATGGCAGAAGATATCATCCTGGATTTCTCTAAAAATTCAGACATGGCTGTCATGATCTTAAG GTACTTTAATGTGATAGGGTCAGATCCTGAAGGAAGATTAGGGGAAGCTCCCAGACCTGAACTGCGGGAGCATGGACGGATATCAGGTGCTTGCTTTGATGCAGCTCTTGGTGTTATTCCTGGGCTGAAG GTTAAAGGATCAGATTATAAAACACCGGACGGTACTTGTGTACGGGATTATATTGATGTTACTGACTTGGTTGATGCTCATGTGAAAGCTCTTCAGAAGGCAGAGCCTGGAAAAGTTGGAATTTACAATGTAGGCACCGGAAAAG GTAGAtcagtgaaggagtttgtggaaGCTTGTAAGAAGGCAACAGGGGCCAAGATCAAAGTTGATTTTCTTGATCGACGGCCTGGAGACTACGCAGAAGTATACAGTGATCCAACTAAGATCTTGCGTGAACTCAACTGGACAGCACGTTACACTGACCTTCATGAGAGCCTGCAGATTGCATGGAGGTGGCAGAAGTCGCATCGTAATGGGTACGGGACCCCCTTAGCAATGGATTCTTGA